The Raphanus sativus cultivar WK10039 unplaced genomic scaffold, ASM80110v3 Scaffold3593, whole genome shotgun sequence DNA segment cttttttcttttacatttttttacattaaaaCAATAATTTGTATTAACTTGGACCTCTCTTTTGACTTGTAAATGAGTGAAAATAAAATGTTCCATACCTATTTAGAGAAAGAGCTATTAGAGAAAGAGATGCCAGAAGGAAACAGTGTCTCCATGATAACAAaggtttttgataccaccacaTAATATATTCACATTAAGTCCCTTTTTGACTAACAACGCTTGACatcttttgggttttgattgTAGTTGCCTCCTCTGCAAGATGATGGACCGTCTAGTGATAACTATGGACGGTTCTCTAGCAGAGACAGGATgcctagaggaggaggaggaggttctaGAGGGTCAAGATTTGGCGGTAGAGGAGGTTCATCACGAGGACGTGATAGTTGGGGAGGTGATGATAACAGAAGAGGTAGAAGCAGTGGTGGTGGAGGAAGCAGCTGGTcacgtggtggtggtggttccaGGGGAAGTTCTGATGATTGGTTGATTGGCGGTGGTAGTGATAGAAGATCATCATCAAGCAGCAGAGCTCCTTCCCGGGAGaggtgagttttttttttaaatttaaacgaATCTATGTTAAAATCTTCATACTTGCCCTCATCAACTGATTGGTTGATGTATGTAAATTAGGAGTTTTGGAGGTGCTTGCTTCAATTGTGAAAGTTCAGGACACATGGCAGCAGATTGTCCTGACAAGAGAGGGTTTTAAACTATTCTTAGTTAATGGTTTTTGCtcttgaaagagagagagagagagagggagagatccTTATCCTTTAGTTCTTGCTTCAACCATTTGTTTCAGACGGTAGAGAGTGCAATCACTGAGGATGTATACTTCAGTCAAGGTCTAACT contains these protein-coding regions:
- the LOC108807874 gene encoding DEAD-box ATP-dependent RNA helicase 3, chloroplastic-like encodes the protein MFHTYLEKELLEKEMPEGNSVSMITKLPPLQDDGPSSDNYGRFSSRDRMPRGGGGGSRGSRFGGRGGSSRGRDSWGGDDNRRGRSSGGGGSSWSRGGGGSRGSSDDWLIGGGSDRRSSSSSRAPSRERSFGGACFNCESSGHMAADCPDKRGF